From one Sulfuricurvum sp. IAE1 genomic stretch:
- a CDS encoding 3'-5' exonuclease, protein MAKYVLLDTETTGAGENDRIIQLGFMVLEGKNVEVYNDLCYSEVPIAIPAMETHGITPEMIEGLPTCRETGAFRALEGLNDPENILIIHNAPFDLGMLAKENFTSRMRLIDTLRCAKHLFDDEEAHRLQYFRYRLGLYKIEQAEAKALGIEVKAHDAIGDVLVLKLFLSELRKRLAERFGEVNPIDKMVELTQTPVFYARPLKFGKYKGKTLSEIVESDRGYLSWMLGNMESLDEDMRYSINVVLGNG, encoded by the coding sequence ATGGCAAAATACGTCTTACTCGATACCGAAACGACGGGAGCCGGTGAAAACGACCGGATCATACAATTGGGATTCATGGTCCTGGAAGGGAAAAACGTAGAGGTTTACAATGACCTGTGCTACAGTGAAGTCCCCATCGCGATTCCGGCTATGGAGACGCACGGAATCACTCCCGAAATGATCGAAGGGCTTCCGACGTGTAGAGAGACGGGCGCATTTCGCGCGCTCGAAGGGCTCAATGATCCCGAAAACATCCTGATCATCCATAATGCGCCGTTTGATCTGGGGATGCTCGCCAAAGAAAATTTTACCTCGCGGATGCGGCTCATCGATACGTTGCGGTGCGCAAAACATCTTTTTGATGACGAGGAAGCACATCGACTGCAGTATTTCCGGTATCGGCTGGGGCTGTACAAAATCGAGCAGGCCGAAGCGAAGGCACTGGGAATCGAAGTGAAGGCCCACGATGCGATCGGGGACGTGCTGGTACTGAAACTCTTCTTGAGCGAACTTCGCAAGCGGCTTGCCGAGCGTTTCGGCGAGGTCAATCCGATCGACAAGATGGTGGAACTGACACAGACGCCGGTTTTTTATGCCCGCCCTCTGAAATTCGGAAAATACAAAGGTAAAACCCTCTCCGAAATCGTCGAAAGCGATCGCGGCTATCTCTCATGGATGCTGGGGAATATGG